Within Suricata suricatta isolate VVHF042 chromosome 12, meerkat_22Aug2017_6uvM2_HiC, whole genome shotgun sequence, the genomic segment TCTCTTGgcaaacaaagaggaagaaaggaaagaaatcaagaagggagggagcaaggaagggaaagtgggagaggaaagaatgaagaaggaggaagggagaagaaagaaccaTTGAGGAAGGTTGATCTGTTCATAACCTAAAATATTACAGTGAGCGGAAGTGTCATATCAGCCTGAAGCAAATGCAAGTGGTAACAGCCTGGGACCCTGGCAGGTCCCTGTCCCATCTATCCTGAAGTcagctttctcttccctccatcccaTCTCCTCCTCCCACTCGGATCCCCACCAACCTACCTTCACTGAAGACAAAATCAGAGATGATGTCAAAAGGCTGGATGTGGACCGCGGACAGAATCATGGTGACTGTCTTCTGTGGATCGCTGGAGGCTAGTGAAATGGTCTGCTGAGCTTGACACTCGTAGGACTTCCCAGCTGGGGTGACCAAGGCAGAGAGGTGATGTGAGTTGGCCGTGTGCTTCCCGGCTGCAGGGAAGGCCCAAAGTAATGGTTAGGCCCCTATTTCTATGAGAATCCTAACCTCCTAACCTCCTGTGCCAGGTAGGTGGGCTTCTCCTGCCTCTCAGCTCCAGACACCCCTCCAATCCTCTGTGCTGCCTCGCTGGGGCTGCAGCTGGAGCTCTGCTGATGGCATCAAGGTGGTGACAAAGGACAGGTACTCCCCTTCTTTCAGGAGCAGCAGCTCCTTAAACATTGATTTGAAATCTGTTTTCTGGAAAAGGAGAGTGATACCGAAAAACTCAATCCTGTTTACTATATGAAACCTGACAATGGAGATTTCAAAGAAACAGAGCAGTGACTTGATTTTCCACATTTCACACCGGCCCACACAGAATTAAagatcttcaacaaagcagggcTGACTGCTGGTGCCCGGGCCAGACGCCCTCGCACACATATACACTCTGCACATctgccccctttttctccttttcaggtACATGTTTGTGTTTtgcccccccttcccttttttggAGGGGAATGTATCTAATTTAACTGAGAGAAGTGTTTGAGTATGGATTttgatgaagagaagaaaatgttctttttactgCAGTGATAAAAAGGGATGGAAAGGGAGACATGAGATGTACATTCTTTCATGTGCTCAGTACAAATCTTTTCCCAACACCGGTGCCCAGGTGATGAAAGGCCTCATTAGGAGATGAGATAGTTTacgttaattaattaatttaaatgtggTCTTTGATAGCTTTTGCACATGTGAACCTTCTTATTTGGGGAAGGGCTGTTGCTCTTGCCAGAATAGTTTTGGAGGATCTGGGTGAGTTGGAGAGATGGGCAGGAAAAGCTGATAAATGAGGACATGATTCAGAATCTGCTCTGGGGTGACTGCAGTCAATGACTGAAGATGGTGTGTGAGCCCTCGGGCCACAAGCAAAAAGATACTGCAGACTAAAGGAGAAAAGGAGTCACACTGCCACTTTCAACTTTCTGCACATAAGAAAACCCAGGGTGCAGGGAGTGAAAATAcagctctgcccttctctgtgcccctttaaAGAACAAATCATAAGAAATCGTCCTGAAGCAGCCAGGGGGAAGACAGGCCCTCAAAAGAAGTCTCATCCAGGATCAGTCTACGGTGACCACAGATCCTTAGGCCCGGGATTCCTTGCTCATCGACAAGGCCTAAGGTCCAGAGGACCCACAGATGCTCCCGCTTCCTCTGCCCTGTAGAGCAAGCCCAGGCCGGACATGGCCTCTGAGTGCAAAGCCAGGGTCTGTTTCCATAAATTTCCTGAGGAATTTGGCTTCCACGCCTGAACTCTCTGCAGTGCCCAGGCTTTCCCAGgctcctcccaacccccagctTTGGGGCCACGACTCACCACTGACTGCTTCTTTAAAATGGGTCTTCTCTGAGGAGTCATAGACAAACTGGACCTTGCTCAGCCTCCACGTCGCCTCGGGTCCTTTGGACGCATTGTGACTTTCCTGCCAAGCGGGGGAGGCACGAGTCactcgtccccccccccccgcttttggGTGAGGAAACCTTGGGGCGGCCCCCGCCCACACCCACCCGGAGGTAGGCAGATCCTCCTCTGCGCGTCCCCTCGGGGTTACCTTTACAAACAGCATTTTGAGCGCGTAAGCGCGATCCACCCAGAACACCTGCAGCTCCGACTCGTTGTGGCCACAGCGGCCCTTCACTTCAGCTCCTCGGGTCAGTGAGATGTCGGCCTGTTCCGTGATCAGCTGGGAACACAGACGCCCCGCACCCCCTCAGCGCTCCCGGCCTCTGCGGGGGCTGTAAAGGGCAGCGCGTCCAAACTCGGGGTTGCACGCCTGAGCGCTCCTTTGCGCGCGCGCTCCAGGTCCGGGAACATGCGGTTAGATGCTCTACGTGCAGACCCGGCCGttagggaagcagagaaagaggggttACTTTCAAAGCAGGCAGGGCGAGCAGAAGGCGTTACAAGCCAGAACCCCCATGCAGCATTCGGGAGCAGCCTGCAGGGGCACAGAGGGGGGAGGCGGGTGACCCAGGTCTTCACGGGGCCTTGAGGGAGAATGCCCTTCGCCCCTGGAGCCCTAGGAGCAAGCCGGGAGAGAAAAGGTTCCTTACATCGACATAATTGCTGGCCCACACATCATAAGGGACAATAAATTTGGCTGCGAACTCGGCCATGAGACACGTCGTCCCATTTTCCCGCACCACAAATATATCTTTCTCAGGGTTAGTGGAAAGGCCTGAGAGATTTTCCACTTCTTGTTCTGCCATGATTCGAGCCATTGTATCTGCggaaaaacaagccaaaaaaaaaaaaaaaatcctatcggTTCCAGGCAAAGTGAGCCCACGCGTCGCGGGCACGGGGGTGGAGAGATCATGGTCTGCAGGCTTTGGGGTGATAAAGTTCCTTGCTGGCTGCTGTGCACTCTGCGAACCAATTCCCTAACGTAGCGCTGACAATTTCAACTCCGTTGctgttaatttataataaaaataaaatttaaaaatgtaagcccTTACTATTTTGTAAGTCGACtggtctttttcttcctcttaggCTTTTAAAACCAAATCTTTCCTGCCAGTGCTCAGACCCCACGAAGCAGGCTAGTTTAGCATTCTGCCTGGGATGTGCCGCACAGGTGTGTGGCCCTCTGGGGAATTCCCTTCCTCTGGCGGGAAGGCCCTCCACCTCGCCcgcaaagaagaaagaaaatagcaaaacgTAAGGGCCACATTTTGACCTTAAGCTACTGGTTTTACTCCGCTGGTTCTATTCTCTGTAAATAGTGCACCCTGCCCTCTCAGTCCCCCAAACGCTACTCACGGAACAGCATCAAGAGAACTCGAAGTCTATAGACGCTGGAAAAGGCTCTTCCTCGGAGATCCATGCTCGCAGTGCAGCGAATGAGGCCAGATGTGCTGCTGCAGAGGCCGCCCGAGAGGGAATCCCTCAAAGTCGCTGCTGGAGTGAGCCTGGGTGAGCGAGGGGCGGGGGCACCGAGAGGCGGGGGGGAAGCGCGTGGTCTCTGCGCGCCGCCGAAGACTTTGGGGGCTGGGGCTGCACCGACCCGTGCAGGCTCAACGCGAATCGGCTCACTGCGGAGGAACCGACCGCGAGGTGAGGGAGCTGTCCACGGCTGCGAGTACTGAAAGGGATCCGTTGTGTTGCAGGAGTGAGTGTTGTGGCTTGGCTTGTGCAGATAGCCAATGAGATTTGGGGGGCTAAAATTCTCCCTGAGTCTGTTTCCTGTTCTGCAATTGCATCCGCAAAGATGACTCTgttctgagaaacttaacagcaCTCTCAGACTTATTCAATATCCCCACCAGGTACAGTTATTAGGTGGTGTAGATATCACATCCCTGGAGTCCTGGCTGCTGAAAATGCATCTGGTTCCTGAAAGAAAACGGTAGAGCACAAATTGTTGCTgctttggaggaggaggagtaggcagaaatagagaaggaaaaaatgctaTGGCAACAGTTTCCTGCATTTGGTGAcatccccttctctgctctcattGAGCTAATGGGTTTAAAGTTAAATTGACACCTCCCTAAATGAGGCCGTCAGTCAGTGCAGTATTCTGGCTTATTTTCTGTGGGTTCTGCTCTCTGATTGCATGAGGCTCTAAACTCTGGGGTCATCTACCCTCACTCATTATATTGTTACTTTCCTGCTAAGAGGAATGTCAGTGAACCCAAAGTTTGTGAGGGTTGTCTAGGGCCTTTTAGGACAGTAATGTCACCTACTTATGTAAACATATACATTACACAGATATTGCTCTATAGCATTCGGGGGGGGATACTACTGGGCTAATTCCTATATTATGGCATATTAAGGGAGAAATTGCAAAGTTATTTTCACATGCACTGTCAAATTTTATCCTCCTTACCACCTTAGAAGGTAGACAAGGTAAGATTTGCCTTATAGTGGTTGTACATTCccaaaactaaggctcagaaaaattaaataaccttCCCTAGTGTCACATGGTCAgtgagaattaaaatagaaaaatcacatgCTTTAACTTCATAgggatcattttcatttttccttatataATACTTTGACTCCAAAATatactatattttcatttccatgaaaTCTTTATTCAATAACTAAATAACAAACTGAAACTCTAAGTCTCTAATTAGGTCCATAGCAATTCAAATTATGAAGtaatagttaaataaatactatattttatatcttcatttttatctattatttttcattcaagaACTTTGCATAAATGTCTATATTCAGAAGAACTGAGGCCAAATTGTGATTGATAAAAGTCAATTATTATTATGATTGCAATTTGCAAAATTTACATGCTGTAGAATTTGTCACCTTAGCAGTTGCTATTACACATTTTCCTGTAGTactataaaaactttaaaaacaatgagaCATATGTAATGAAGCATGTATATtgtctctccctccatctttccctccAGCACTttaatgaggaaagaaattgaCAGATTTTAGTTTAGCATTCACAATTTATTACCTTTATGACCTTGTACAGATTATAATTTTCCTCAACTAAAAAATTGGAATAATATTTCAGGGAATGGCTGGTTAGGCCAAGTGAGCTGATGAGTCGAACGTCattcaaaacaaaagacaaattaatttcATCATAAACATTAACTGAATGCCTATTACTTGCACTATGTTTGGTACCCTGGGAACCCAAAGATAAACAAATACCATTATGGAAGTAGAAGAGATGTCTGTAAAAGATTGTGACAATTTTTCTTGTGATACATTATTGCAGATGTCCTAATttatagattattaaaatatcaacagAATTAATTGATGATTATCTGCTTTAATAAGAAGAAATAGGTGGTAAGTAGCATGGGTCATTAATCTTAAGTTGTTGTAGttgattattgattttattataaatcaaatCATGGTTCCTTTGAAATGGTTTCTTTCCATAACTGACATACATGATCTCTTTGTTGACACCAGCGAGTACTtcaagagataaaagaaaaaagaaagcggTTTTAACTCTTTCTTCCTGGAAGGATCATCCTcaaaacataattaaattttcttttaggtGTTTAATATTAAAGATAGCTTACAAAGATCCCTTAACTTATTAATCTGTCCTCAGTGAGTCTTATGTTGCAATAAGAATTAGATCATTTTCCCTATAACTTTCACCTACATTAATTAAATAACTTTCTaatcaagcttttaaaaaaatcttcacttCTCTGAAATCAGCAAAGAGCAAGTAAAACTTAccattaaatcatattttaagataataacaaagttttccaaaatttgttCCATTCTTCGTTTACTGAATGGGAGAGAAAGTAGGAGAAATGAACATAAACAGGTACACTCTTGTGGATAATGGTTGTGTCAATTTTCGTCATTGCTGCTGATGGTCAAAACAAAATGTCAGGGGTAAGTGTAACCCATGCATGTTGCCTTTGGAATCTTCTCTAGATCCTCTGTGTCCTTCAAATGATTCTTTTCCATTTGTATACTTACTTATTTGATTAGCCTTAATGAATCATATGCTATTGGTGGTTACATTTCACagtagtgaaaaagaaaagttactcGTGTGTGTCTAGACCTTTCAGTTTGGATGGGAGAAGATAAGAAGATACATGAAGATGTAGAGTTGTGTGGCACAAGGTGGGCATAGACACACAGGGAAAGGTAAAGTAAGACAGCCATCCCAAGGTGGAGTAGAACTGGCCAGAGTTCTTGGAGAAGGTGGGTCTTGAAAAACATAAACAGATTGACCAGGTGTCAAGGAAGACAAGGAAGGGCATTGCCCTGGACATTGCCAatagaagaaatacattttaaataggaaatccAGTACAAAGATGTAACTCTTCATCCTTCCATATTTACCAATttacattaaagaagaaattagacTCAGAAGTTCACAATAGTTTATAGACTACATAGTCCCTATTTTGCATCTTTATATGATAATATGCCCTACATATGGTATATGAAAAAGTAGCATATGCAAACCTTATTCTAAACACAATTAAATATCCAAATAGTTAGGTGTTTCTCTCTATACTTAGTCACACAAACAATTGACTTGGATTTGTAGAATCAagcaaaaaaattacaaaaatcagaaaaaatccTGATTAGAAACCATATTTATGATTTTCAAAAGGGGAGAGCTGGGCTTTGTTACAGCTGAACTTTGGCTTGTTGATGTTTCAGTCCACCTtacagtaaaatgtaaaaatgtactCTGACTCTGTTATCCCCCAACCGTTCCgataccaccccccccccacccaagcacacacacacgatgGGAGCACACACGGATAACAGGAGCAGGGATAATTTATACTGGACAAGgtgcacagagaggttaagccagAATTACTACTTACCAAAACCTTTTCTTGTGTTCAGCATATCACTGAACacttatttcatgtaatttatttacTGCCTTTGAAACCCTTTCTAGGATAGAAACACTTTTGGGATAGGAACCAAAAAGTAAATGTATGCAAGAATATTTTGTGCAGAAGTTTCCAAATCCTAGAATATTTGCAAAGAATGAGAAAGTGAAGCGTGCCTCTGACGCATTCAGCTTGCATGACCTTGGTAACATTTCCctcatcctttcttttcattGGTCTCTCCAGCACCTACTTTAATGAAGCAAGAGCTGTTTCTACAATGAGGGTAACCAGTGGAGGAGACAAAGCACCAGAATAATGGCCCTTTCATTGGCAAAGTATGTTCATGCTAAGTCCTTAGGAAATGTCCTTTTATGGGTTCATTTAGAATAAATGCCTTCACCTAGGAGAGAAtgtgagggggaaagggaagacaAGGTTCATAAAACAAACCCTGAATAAGCAGATGGCAAGGCTTGGTAGTCATTCCTGAAATGTTCAGTAGCAAATGAGGCAATAATTAGTTAAccatttttaaacttgttttaagTTAGTTACCACTAAGCTTCAATGCATCAGTTTTTAGGCCTTAAAGTACAGTCCTCTCTGCTTTCCTAGCAGTGAGGAAAAGCAtaatgtgggggcagggagcttttctgcaaaataaaacaaaacaaaacagaacaaaaaaaaacccaagaatcaattcagaattttttaatttaaggagtGTTTCTCTGCAAGAAATAACAACTATCTTCATGTGTCTAAGGCTTAGGCAAGCTGTGGCTCATTTAAAGTAGTTTGCTACCTGAATTCTGAGATGCtgcaatttcttaaaatcatgTTACAGGCATCCCTGGTCCCCCAGTTAACTACTATTTTAATTGCCTATTTGAAATTATCACTTGAAGATGTGTTGGGACTAAGGACACTTTGTATTAATTGCCtttgggaggggagggtgagggatAGGTGGCCCGTCTATTATGCTTTGAAGGAGGCATGGCTGGACAGAGCTGGAGGTCTGGAATGCCTTCAAGTGTTATGTTGTTCGTTTGGGATACAAAGTCTGTGACTTTTGTGTGGGAACACTGCGAAGATGCTCCAGTaaccaagaaagggaaagaggaagaagtctTTGGTGTATTGCAAAGGTGTCTGAAATGGCAATCTAGGAAGCAATATGCTAATTATGACCAGTGACAATTTCAGAGCAGTAGCTCTGAAAATGCCCTTCCTAAAGGAATCCCTCCAAGGAGGAAACACAATGCGTCTATGAGTGACCTTAGCTGGGAAGTGATCTGAGCAATTCCTTTAGGGAAAAACATGCTGGGGATTCCATTATCAAAGCGTACTGTCTCAACATGGAAGAAGTGTGCGCTGGTCAGGGCGCATGGCCTGTGGCTTGTGTCAGTACCTTTGGGTGGCACCGGTGCAGGAGGGCCCGGTTGCTCCGGGTTTGGAGCTTCGGCGCCCAGGCTGCAGACTCCAGACCTAGGAGCTTCTGCCCGAGCTGGAGTTGCGCGCGCCTGCGGTCGCCTAGCTGCCTGAGCCCAGAGCTCGCAAGGACCTCAACCCGAGAAAGACATTTGGAGCCTGGCACCTGGGTTGGACTCCTGACACATTGGCGCAACTCCTCCAGGTATAGACATGGGACAGAAAAATCCGGCCAAGTTGCAAAGGTGAAGTCTACACTGGCTCCAAAGCGGGAGTAGGGGGATCAATTACAAGGGTGCTGGGGCGGGGGAAGCAAATTTGGCCACAGCGACAGAACCTGCGGGGCGTTTGTGTCTGGGCATGGAGGGTCGTTAGTactagaaaagggaagaaagttcCTAGTAGAAAGCAtgtccctgcctcctctcccaagCGACCTTTTTCGAAGTTCCTGCGCAGCAGGAAGTCTTGCCTAACCCGGTGTTGGAGCGAGGCAGGTGGGCGGTGAGACCCAGGCTCTCTCTGATCCTTAGGCCTCTCCACCCCGAGAAAAGTTGGGAGACTTAGAGCGGGGAGTAGGATCCTGAActtggggagagaggagacctGGTTACAGAggcatctcttttcttcctgacaaAACCGCCAGCTCAGTAACCGCTCCGGAGGGAAATGCCCCCGAAGTGCCCCGGCGGTCGGGCTTCCAGAAGAGAAGTCCGGAGGATGCGCGCGGCAGGGCCAGGGATGCTCGGGGTACCACGGCGCAGTTCGGTCCCTGAACAACTCTGGGGCCCGCGCGAGGTTTCCCAGACGGAGAACGGCTGCTGCTGGGAGGCGATCGAAGCTGAGATGGCAGACGAGGCCCAACTGGCGCGCAGACAGCTCGGGGCTAGCACCCGGGAGGAAGCGGCTTCCGCGGGCTGGACTGGCGGACACCCTGGATCCGGCAGGTTCCGGAACGGACCCCGAAGGTGAGTAGGTGGACTGACTCACAGGGCCCAGGGCTGTGAGGTTAGGGTATTGTTCGacctacaaaaattttttaaatcaatcaatctggggaaggggaaaggagtaGAGGGCATTCGCCTTCTCGCGCCCAGACGATGATGCTCCTGTGTCCCTCGCCGCACCTGCCGCCGCTTCCGCGGATCCTCCCTGGGGTTCAGATCCAGGCTGCCGGCTGTCCGCGGCTTCCGAGAGGGCCTGccgtccccttctctcctctccggTGGACAGGGCCAGGTAAAAACTCTGAGAGGCCCCACACCAGAAGAGCACCGTGGACACCCTCCTCTTAGTCCCCtgacaataaaaacaatattaaatccTGGGTAGTAAGCCGGAAAATAATTTTAACCTTCGGATAATTCTTTAGGGCGAACCCATGTTATCTTTTCATTCAAAAGCAAACTTGCGGGTGCCTCGGTCTTCCCCTGCTGTGAAATGCCCCAGGCCTCTGCCGCCCCAGGTCAGTCAGAGGTATCCCGCAAATATGGGTCCTCCCCGGGGCAGTCTCTGTGTTTCTAAATCTCCTGggccatttgttttttctttccttcagcagtcagagaaagactcgTATCTATGGAGGTTGTAGCCACGGGCTTGACCACAGCTTCGGGAATCCCACGCCAGACCAACCGGCCTTGAAGCCCAGAGCACCAAAGCCTCCAAAAGCGACATTCGCCAACCTCTGTCACCCGGAGGTCGGGAGCCTCGGTGGCTGCCGCTGCGCCGTATTCCCCGGTGACTTTGCGAAACGCACAGATGGGGACGCCTCCGGCCCCTCACTCCGGGCCAGCTGATGGATCGTCTCATTTCCCGACTTGATGGGCCGGAACCTGGGGTGACGGAGCTGAGGGAGGGGTGCGTGCGCGTCAGGACCCAGCCGGATGGCCGTGTGGGCCGGTGGGAGGCTCGGCCACTCGATTTGGGGTAGGGGGTGAGGGTGTGATAGACACATCTTAGAGAAAAACCTGGAATcccactccccgcccccgccccctccgcttCCTTCCCCAACACGAAGttatcccttcctcctctttctgttcTGGGCACAGGCGCCGCGTCCTGGGTGTCCGGAGACAGCGTGACTGTGAGTGCGGTGGCGGTTCTCCCGGGCTCCAGTTGCCACGCCGCCTCCTTCCTTGGGCGTCGGCGTCCGCAGGCGCCGAGCTGTTGGCATCCTTTCCTTCGGGTGGCTCTGGGAGGACAGGACTCGGGGAGGACCCTATTGTGGGAAGGGGCGGTGAAAGCCGCAGGGGGTGAGGGAAACCCTTTATTCCGGGTCCATCTTAAGTCTAATTCTGGCCTCGGACTGGGAACTTTGGAGAGAGGGGGGGA encodes:
- the LAMP5 gene encoding lysosome-associated membrane glycoprotein 5: MDLRGRAFSSVYRLRVLLMLFHTMARIMAEQEVENLSGLSTNPEKDIFVVRENGTTCLMAEFAAKFIVPYDVWASNYVDLITEQADISLTRGAEVKGRCGHNESELQVFWVDRAYALKMLFVKESHNASKGPEATWRLSKVQFVYDSSEKTHFKEAVSAGKHTANSHHLSALVTPAGKSYECQAQQTISLASSDPQKTVTMILSAVHIQPFDIISDFVFSEEHKCPVDEREQLEETLPLILGLILGLVIVVTLAIYHIHHKMTANQVQIPRDRSQYKHMG